GGAAGGCGGCGGGGAGGTGCAGGAGCTGCTTGCCGTCCGGGACGGTCTGCCCGGGGCCGTGGCCGACCGGGGGCTGTTCACCCGGCTCGGACTGGCCGTGGGGGATGAGGTCCGTGTCGGCGAAGTGCGCTTCGCCTTGCGCGCGGTCATCGAGCGTGAGCCGGACCGCGTGGTCGAATTTTTCAGCCTGGGGCCCCGGCTCATGGTCTCCGCAGGCGCCTTCGGACAGACCGGCCTGACCCAGCCGGGCAGCCTTTTCCGCACCGAATATCTGCTGCGTCTGCCTGGCGAGGGGGCCGAGCAGGTGGTCGGCCGCATTCGCGCCGATAATCCCGATTCAGGTTGGCGGGTGCGCGATTACATGCACGCCGCCCCGCGCATCCGCAGGGTACTGGAGCGCCTGAGCGTGGACCTGACCCTGATCGGACTGGGGGCGCTGCTGGTCGGGGGCCTCGGCATCGCCGGCGGGGTGCGCGGCTACCTGGGCGGGCGGCTCAACCATATGGCCGCCATGAAATGCATGGGTGGATCGAGCAGGGTGCTGTTCGTTTCATACCTGGCGCAGGTTCTGTTCCTGGGCTTTGTCGGAGCCTGCGCCGGGATCCTGGCCGGGAGCCTTGTGCCCTGGCTGGCCGGACGATTCTTTTCCGACGTCCTGCCTATCCAAGTTCGCAGCGGAATTTACGTCGCCCCCCTCATTCAGGCCGCCCTCTTTGGGCTGGTCACGACCCTGGCTTTTTCCATGCCGCCCCTTTTTCGCGCGGTCATGGTGCGGCCTTCGGGGATTTTCCGGGGGTACGTCTCGGCCGACATGACGCGCATCCCGCGGGCCGCTATCCTGCCCACGGCCTGCGCCTTTGCCCTGCTGGCGCTGATGGTCTTCTGGTTCGCTGGCAACACCAGACTCTCGGCCTGGTTCGTTGGCGGCACCATCATGGCCTTTGTGCTGTTCAAAGGATTGGCCCGGGTCATTCGCTGGCTGGCGGGCAAGGCTCCACAATTGCCCTGGCCCAGCGCCCGCATCGGCGTGGCCAACATTCATCGTCCCGGCTCGCCGGGCGTGAGCCTGGTCTTTGCCCTGGGCTTCGGGCTCACGGCTTTGGTGGCCGTGGTCATGGTCAATTCCAGCCTGACCAGGGCGCTGACCGCCGAATTGGCCGAGGAGGCCCCGGACTTTTTCTTCATGGACATCCGCCCCGATCAGGTCGAAAGGTTTCGCGCCCTTGCCCTTGACACCCCCGGCGTTTCCCGTCTGGACCTGCGCCCCATGATCCGGGGGCGCATCGTGCGCATCGGTGACACGCCCGTGGAGAATGCTACCGTGGCCGAAGACGTGTCCTGGGCCGTGCGCGGTGACCGGGGCCTGTCGTACAGCGTGGATTTTCCGGCCGGCAGCACCCTTTTGCGGGGCGAGTGGTGGCAGAAGGATTATGCCGGCCCGCCGCTCATTTCCCTGACTTCCGATCTGGCCAAGGGCTTCGGGGTGGACCTTGGCGACACCTTGACCGTCAATGTGCTCGGCCGCAACCTGACCGGTACCATCGCCAGCATCCGCGAGGTCGACTGGCGGACCCTGGCCATGCAGTTCGCCATCCTCTTTTCCCCCGGGACCCTTGACGGCGCTCCGCAGACCTGGCTCGGGGCGGCCTACGGCGTGGACAACGAAGAGAGCCTTTACGCCCGCGCCACGCAAGCCTTTCCGGAGGTGGCCGTGATCACCATCCGCGAGGTGCTCGACAACGCGGCCCTGATTTTGACCCGCACGGTGCGTATCTTCCAGGTCATGGCCGGCGTTGCGCTCTTGGCCGGCTTTCTGGTGCTGGCCGGAGCCTTTTCGGCGGACCAGCACCGGCGCATCTACGACAGCGTCATCTACAAGGTCTGCGGGGCCACGCGGCGCGACATCCTGGCCATTCTCGTGGCCGAGTTCTCCCTGGCCGGGTTGTTCACGGGCCTTGGCAGTCTGGCGTTGGGTACGCTCACGGCCTGGGGCGTGGTCCAGGGCCTTTTGCGCATGCAGTTCAGACCGGACCTCGCCATGGGCCTTTTGACCGTAATGGTGGGTGTCGGGGTGTCGCTGTGCATGGGCTTGCTTGGCACATGGCGCGTACTGGGCCGCAAGGCGGCTCCGTTTCTGCGCAACGAATGAGGCGGGTGACGTTTTGGCGCACAGGTGCGCCTTTTTTTGCACATCGCCGACTCTTTTTCGCAAGGATATGATTTTACAGCGGTGTCCTATTTTAGGAACTCGAAATAGAAAGGGTTGGTTGGTGGTTACTTGATCACATGCAGATAAAATACGTGCCTATTTTATTCTTCCTGCCTCAGATTGCCTAATATAAGTTTGCATTATTGTTCAATTTATTTTAGCATTTTTATGAGTAAATTTTGAGAATCCATTCATTGCAGTAAGTAGAATTTCAACTCACGTAGTCAGGAGGCGTCATGTTTCGTTATCTTGCGGCGGCACGGAGAATTCTCGCTCTGGGCACCGTACTGTGCCTGACGGTATTCGTCGGACTAGGTTACGCGGCCCTTGCAGATCTCGAAGGCACGCAGGGGCACGCACCAACAGACTCCCTTTCCGCCCTGGAAGGAGATGCCGGGCATGCCGGTGCCGCCGCTCCTGATGACGGAATAGTCTGCCAGCCCGGGGCTCCGTGCCTGGAAGCGGCCACGCAGCTGCCGCTGCGTATTCTGCCCCGTCCTTTCTCCGCCATGTACCGCGAGGCGGCGGCCAGCGAGGACGGCATCGTCCAGGCCAATGTCCCTGCCTTCAAACCCCTTTATGTCTTTGACCGCCAGGGCCTTGATCTGAGCCAGGCTGCTGATCCGCGCGGCTGGTACCAGGTCGGTCCCTCCAAGACCGAGCCCGTGGGCTGGATGCAGGCCAAGGATGTGCTCGAATGGCGGCAGGCCCTGCTGGTCTCCTATACCCACCCCGGCAACCCTCTTGAAGGGCGCAGACCCGTGCTCATGTTCAGCGACCGCGCCGCCCTGGAAGCCGTGGTCGACGACATGGACATGGCCGGCAAGGCCAAGGGCATTTACGCGGCCATCGACGGCGGCAACATCCCGGACAGCGTGGTCAGCATGGAGCCGCAGCGCTTTGTCGACATAACCCGCCAGTTTTACGTGCTGCCCATCCTGCAGTGGTCGCAGACCAGGATCGACGGCGATGACGTCCGCCTTCTGCAATTGGCTGCCGCCGTGCCGAACAGCCGCGGGGCCGACACCCTCGCAAGTCCGGACTATCTGGAACAGGCGCAGGTGGGCCGTTCTGCGGGCGGGGCGGTCATGCGCGACGTGAAGACCGATGTAGTTTTTGTCATCGACACCAGCCGCAGCATGCAGCCCTTCATCGATATGACCCGTGAGGCCGTGGCCGGGATGACCAAAAAATTCAGCGCCGAGACCGCCGATCGTTTCCGGTTCGGCCTGGTGGTTTTCCGGGATTCCCTGGAAGCCGCGCCGCAGCTTGAATACGTGACCCGCAACCTCACCCCCGAGCTGGTCCCGGGCGAACAGCTTGTCGACCTGCTGGAGAAGGAAGGCGGGGCCACGGCCGTCGGCAGCGTGGACTATGCGGAAGAGGCCTTCGCCGGCGTGGACGAGGCCCTGCGCTCAAAATGGCGCGAAGGGGTGCTACGCTTCGTCATCTTCATCGGTGACGCCAGTTCGCACCCCAAGGGCCATCCCCAGAACACCAGCGGCAAGGACGAAACCGACCTGCGCCGCGAATACGACGACGCCCAGGTGCACCTTTTCGCCATCCATCTGCAGGATCCCCGCGCGGCCGAGGATCATCCCCGCGCATTGGCCCAGTTTTCCCACCTCTCCCGCGTGCGCGGCGATGCCGAGAGTTCCGCCATCAAGGAGGTCAACGCTTTCGAGGAGCAGCAGTACCGCGATCTGGTCGAGCATCTGACCGGCCGCATCAATGCCCTGCTGGGCCAAACCATGGGCGGTTCCGCCGGCGCCGATCCGGCGGGCGCGGCTCCGCTTGAGGAGTTCGACAAGCTCTGGGAAGCGGCGCTCATCGAATACGTCGGCAAGGAAGCGACTCCGCCCAAGGACATCGTGGCCTGGACCCTGGATCGCGACCTGATCAACCCCGCCGACCGCTCTCTCGACGTGCGCGTCCTGGTCACGCGCGAACAGTTGTCCTCTCTGGCCCAGTCCCTGGATCAGGTCGTACAGGCGCTGATGCGCGCCCAGGTCACGCAGGGGCAGTTCTTCGAGGCCCTGCAGAGCGTGTCCGGACAGGCCATGAAGCGCCCTGACGACATCGGCGGCGCGGCCACCCTGGCCGAATCGGGGCTGCTCCCGGCCTTTATCCAGAGCCTGCCTTACAAGAGCGACATTCTGTCCCTGACCGACGACATGTTCGCGAGCATGACGGCGGAACAGCGCTCGCAATTGGAGTGGAGCGTGCTGGCCAAGCTCGATCAGTACCGGACCATCAACGAGCAGGTCGACGCGTGGTTCCGCTTGAACGACACGGACCCGGACCAGGATCTGGTCTATCCGCTGCATCTCGATTACCTGCCGTAGGCGGGAAGAAGCATGGTTGCAGCGACCACGCCCATGGTTCGCCTGGAAGAACTCGTCAAGACGCGCTCCCAGAGCGAGAGCGTCTTCGAGCTGCGCGTGCCGGAGTTCACGGTCCGGCCCGGTCAGATGGTCGCGGTCATCGGCGAGAGCGGCTGCGGCAAGAGCACGCTGCTTGATACGCTCGCCTTGGTCATGGCTCCGACCCGGGTCGGGCGCTTTGAGATCACTTCCGAATTGGAAGGCTCGTGCGATGTCGCGGCCCTGTGGGCCCGGGACGACGAAGATGCCCTGTCCGCCCTGCGCCGCGACCTGTTCGGCTATGTTCTGCAGACCGGCGGCCTGCTGCCTTTTTTGAGCGTGCGGCAGAACATCTGCCTGCCGGCGCGGATCAAGGGCGGCGATATCGCTCCGTCCAGGCTGGATGCTCTGGCCGAACGTCTCGGAGTGGCCGGTTGTCTGGACCGGAGGCCCGTGGCCTTGTCCATCGGGCAGCGCCAGCGGGTGGCCATCCTGCGGGCCCTGGCGCATCAGCCGCGCCTGGTGCTGGCCGACGAACCCACGGCGGCCGTGGACAAGGCCCGGGCGCGGGCCATCATGGACGACATGCACCGCCTGGCCCGGGACGAGTCCGTGGCCGTGGTGGTGGTGACCCATGACGTGGACCTGGTCATGGACCGCGCCGACGTGGCCTACACCTTTGATACGCAGCAGGTCTCCGAACATGTCACCAGCTCGCTGTGCCGGCCGGTCAACGGGAGCGGGTCATGACCCCGGCTCGGCCCCTGAGGCTCATCCCCGCCCTCGCGGCCCTGCACCTGCGTCACGAATGGATTCTGACTCTTTGTCTCGTCATCGCCCTGGCGGCGGTGATCTCTCCCCTGCTTGTCCTACTTGGCCTTAAACACGGCACCATCCAGACTCTGCGCGAGCGCCTGGTGGAAGACCCGGTTTTTCGCGAGATCCGGCCGTCGCAAACCAGGGAGTTCAAGCCCGAGTGGTTCAAGGATGTGGCCTCCTGGTCCGGAATCGGCTTTTTGACTCCGACCATCCTGCCCCTGTCCTCGGTCATCAGCATGGTGCGCGGCGAAACGGACAAAACCGAACTCTTCGATCTCATCCCGACCGCTCCCGGCGATCCGCTGCTCCTTGAAAACGGCGGAATCGTGCCCACGGACGGCGAGGCCGTGCTCACGGCCGAGGCTGCCAGGCGACTGGGGTTGAGCGCCGGAGGCGAGGCCGTGGCGAGGGTGACGCGGTCCCGGGGCGGACGCACCGAGAATGTGGAGGTCAGGCTCAAGGTCGCGGCCGTGCTCGACGCGCGGGCCGGGTCTTTGGCGCGGGTCTATGCA
This DNA window, taken from Desulfomicrobium sp. ZS1, encodes the following:
- a CDS encoding ABC transporter permease, which codes for MSTKDMRLALTLCRRELRGGLRGFGVFLGCLFLGVLAISAVGSLGRALEAGLAGDAKAILGGDVSVSLTSRDLSEAEAAYLGGFGDLSRTLSTRTMARAETATSEQGRSVLIEFKGVDALYPLYGRMELEGGGEVQELLAVRDGLPGAVADRGLFTRLGLAVGDEVRVGEVRFALRAVIEREPDRVVEFFSLGPRLMVSAGAFGQTGLTQPGSLFRTEYLLRLPGEGAEQVVGRIRADNPDSGWRVRDYMHAAPRIRRVLERLSVDLTLIGLGALLVGGLGIAGGVRGYLGGRLNHMAAMKCMGGSSRVLFVSYLAQVLFLGFVGACAGILAGSLVPWLAGRFFSDVLPIQVRSGIYVAPLIQAALFGLVTTLAFSMPPLFRAVMVRPSGIFRGYVSADMTRIPRAAILPTACAFALLALMVFWFAGNTRLSAWFVGGTIMAFVLFKGLARVIRWLAGKAPQLPWPSARIGVANIHRPGSPGVSLVFALGFGLTALVAVVMVNSSLTRALTAELAEEAPDFFFMDIRPDQVERFRALALDTPGVSRLDLRPMIRGRIVRIGDTPVENATVAEDVSWAVRGDRGLSYSVDFPAGSTLLRGEWWQKDYAGPPLISLTSDLAKGFGVDLGDTLTVNVLGRNLTGTIASIREVDWRTLAMQFAILFSPGTLDGAPQTWLGAAYGVDNEESLYARATQAFPEVAVITIREVLDNAALILTRTVRIFQVMAGVALLAGFLVLAGAFSADQHRRIYDSVIYKVCGATRRDILAILVAEFSLAGLFTGLGSLALGTLTAWGVVQGLLRMQFRPDLAMGLLTVMVGVGVSLCMGLLGTWRVLGRKAAPFLRNE
- a CDS encoding vWA domain-containing protein, with translation MFRYLAAARRILALGTVLCLTVFVGLGYAALADLEGTQGHAPTDSLSALEGDAGHAGAAAPDDGIVCQPGAPCLEAATQLPLRILPRPFSAMYREAAASEDGIVQANVPAFKPLYVFDRQGLDLSQAADPRGWYQVGPSKTEPVGWMQAKDVLEWRQALLVSYTHPGNPLEGRRPVLMFSDRAALEAVVDDMDMAGKAKGIYAAIDGGNIPDSVVSMEPQRFVDITRQFYVLPILQWSQTRIDGDDVRLLQLAAAVPNSRGADTLASPDYLEQAQVGRSAGGAVMRDVKTDVVFVIDTSRSMQPFIDMTREAVAGMTKKFSAETADRFRFGLVVFRDSLEAAPQLEYVTRNLTPELVPGEQLVDLLEKEGGATAVGSVDYAEEAFAGVDEALRSKWREGVLRFVIFIGDASSHPKGHPQNTSGKDETDLRREYDDAQVHLFAIHLQDPRAAEDHPRALAQFSHLSRVRGDAESSAIKEVNAFEEQQYRDLVEHLTGRINALLGQTMGGSAGADPAGAAPLEEFDKLWEAALIEYVGKEATPPKDIVAWTLDRDLINPADRSLDVRVLVTREQLSSLAQSLDQVVQALMRAQVTQGQFFEALQSVSGQAMKRPDDIGGAATLAESGLLPAFIQSLPYKSDILSLTDDMFASMTAEQRSQLEWSVLAKLDQYRTINEQVDAWFRLNDTDPDQDLVYPLHLDYLP
- a CDS encoding ABC transporter ATP-binding protein yields the protein MVAATTPMVRLEELVKTRSQSESVFELRVPEFTVRPGQMVAVIGESGCGKSTLLDTLALVMAPTRVGRFEITSELEGSCDVAALWARDDEDALSALRRDLFGYVLQTGGLLPFLSVRQNICLPARIKGGDIAPSRLDALAERLGVAGCLDRRPVALSIGQRQRVAILRALAHQPRLVLADEPTAAVDKARARAIMDDMHRLARDESVAVVVVTHDVDLVMDRADVAYTFDTQQVSEHVTSSLCRPVNGSGS